In Bacillota bacterium, one genomic interval encodes:
- the aroF gene encoding 3-deoxy-7-phosphoheptulonate synthase gives MIVVMQQGATPVEIKEVEERLKEMGYQTHPIYGVERTVIGAIGDKRDDLHETILTFPAVERIVPILRPYKLVAREVKPETSRIMVGNVVIGGPEIVVMAGPCAVESEIQLLTSAKLVKDNGGDILRGGAFKPRTSPYSFQGLEKEGLKLLAGAREVTGLPFVTEVIDTRDVETVACYADILQIGARNMQNFRLLKEVGETKRPVLLKRGLAATVEEWLMAAEYIAAAGNSKVILCERGIRTYETALRNTLDVSAVPLVKELSHLPIIVDPSHATGSYRMVPPLSCAAIAAGADGLMVEMHPDPARALCDGPQSLTPERFAALMEQIGRVAEAVGRVYRSPETRLKKQARG, from the coding sequence ATGATCGTGGTTATGCAGCAAGGGGCGACACCGGTGGAAATCAAAGAGGTGGAGGAACGCCTGAAGGAGATGGGCTACCAGACCCACCCGATATACGGCGTGGAGCGTACGGTGATCGGGGCGATAGGGGACAAACGCGACGACCTCCACGAGACCATCCTCACCTTCCCGGCGGTGGAACGGATCGTGCCCATCCTGAGGCCTTATAAGCTTGTGGCGCGGGAGGTCAAACCCGAAACGAGCAGGATCATGGTCGGGAACGTGGTGATAGGCGGCCCGGAGATCGTGGTGATGGCCGGTCCATGCGCGGTGGAGAGCGAGATCCAGCTCCTCACCTCCGCGAAGCTGGTAAAGGACAACGGTGGCGACATCCTTCGCGGCGGGGCCTTCAAACCCAGGACTTCCCCGTACTCCTTCCAGGGGCTGGAGAAGGAGGGGCTCAAGCTCCTCGCCGGGGCGCGGGAGGTCACCGGCCTGCCTTTCGTCACCGAGGTGATCGACACCCGCGACGTAGAGACGGTGGCGTGTTACGCCGACATCCTGCAGATCGGGGCCAGGAACATGCAGAACTTCAGGCTGCTCAAAGAGGTCGGGGAGACCAAGCGTCCGGTCCTGCTGAAACGGGGACTGGCGGCCACGGTGGAAGAGTGGCTGATGGCGGCGGAATACATCGCGGCGGCCGGGAACTCCAAGGTGATACTCTGCGAGCGCGGGATCCGCACCTACGAAACGGCGCTGCGAAACACGCTCGACGTGAGCGCCGTTCCCCTGGTGAAGGAGCTCTCGCACCTTCCGATCATCGTCGACCCGAGCCACGCCACGGGCAGCTACCGGATGGTGCCGCCGCTTTCCTGCGCGGCGATCGCCGCCGGGGCGGACGGTTTGATGGTCGAGATGCACCCGGACCCGGCGCGGGCGCTCTGCGACGGGCCCCAGTCCCTGACCCCGGAGCGTTTCGCCGCGCTGATGGAACAAATAGGACGGGTGGCGGAGGCGGTGGGCAGGGTTTACCGCTCGCCGGAAACCAGGCTCAAAAAACAGGCGCGGGGCTGA
- a CDS encoding PIN domain-containing protein → MAPVPSKVFVDTGAFIALTDKRDRFHEAAKAFYLSVSKRASLVTTLLVVAETYTWLRYHGDFNLALRFLKAVEKASESGILAVIYPDEAICEKGRAVLEKYRDQKLSYTDATSFAVLKKLQISDVFGFESHFCAVKCTRLSRGKVEMGKHENPQTVAVSGF, encoded by the coding sequence GTGGCGCCCGTCCCCTCTAAGGTCTTCGTAGACACAGGCGCCTTTATCGCTCTGACGGATAAGCGAGACAGGTTTCACGAGGCGGCCAAGGCCTTTTACCTATCGGTGAGCAAAAGGGCGAGCTTGGTTACCACTCTTCTGGTGGTGGCGGAAACCTATACCTGGCTCCGCTATCACGGTGATTTCAATTTGGCACTGCGGTTCCTCAAGGCGGTCGAAAAGGCTTCGGAAAGCGGGATACTTGCCGTAATCTACCCAGACGAAGCTATTTGCGAGAAGGGACGGGCGGTCCTGGAAAAATACCGGGACCAAAAACTCTCTTACACGGATGCCACAAGCTTCGCGGTCCTGAAGAAATTGCAGATCAGCGATGTCTTCGGCTTTGAAAGCCATTTCTGCGCAGTAAAGTGCACCCGGTTATCCCGCGGGAAAGTTGAGATGGGAAAACATGAAAACCCGCAAACCGTAGCGGTAAGCGGGTTTTAA
- a CDS encoding Ig-like domain-containing protein produces MTGQGSEGWQAATDPVANLSYKTTYMVTIPAGAVKDMAGNALVANYTFSFTTRTR; encoded by the coding sequence TTGACAGGGCAGGGATCAGAGGGGTGGCAGGCTGCCACCGACCCGGTTGCTAATTTAAGCTACAAGACTACTTATATGGTGACGATTCCCGCGGGCGCGGTAAAAGACATGGCGGGCAACGCCCTGGTGGCTAACTACACCTTTAGCTTCACCACCAGGACCCGCTGA
- a CDS encoding PQQ-binding-like beta-propeller repeat protein has protein sequence MDIKPAGVVIKRFSIITFLCLTLFSLFYLAFSPRAEAGLADSPWPKFHFDSKNTGQSPYKSYSDGTLKWRYSTGSYVESSPAIAADGTIYIASRDYYLYAINPDGTLKWRYLTGDCVDSSPAIAADGTIYVGSNDKYLYAINPDGTLKWRYLTSLYANSTPAIAADGTIYVGNYDGYPRSSYYCYFYAINPDGTLKWRYQMRDYSYPSSPAIAADGTIFIGSTDHFLGGGDHYLYALNPNGTLKWRYFTGDDIYSSPALAADGIIYVSTLDGHLYALNPDGTLKWQYLTVYIGWDSSPAIATDGTIYVGSGQYLYAIYPDGTLKWQYPTGNTIFSSPAIASDCTIYVGSNDGYLYAINPNGTLKWQYLTSSAVESSPAIGTDGTVYVGSWDGYLYAFSSYAPPTFDKLDPDLRGESMWSDPVDTGTGGHYIKRTLLTVDGAQPVSFEVNYNSLLLNQGPMGMGWSHNYEAHVTERPDGNIDLYWDANRVNAFVYNGNNTYLSTDLPTYYDTITKNTDGTYTLNRKDKTVYEFDTAGRLTQVKNSSGQPVNLAYDAAGRLQTITEPVSGRRLTLHYNSSGLIDYVSDPQLSRQVSFTYKKANLMSITDAAGYITNYTYNRDGRILSATDNKGQIFKNTYYADGRVQTQDDGVTTNQLVAFSYDETSQPGKIVTTVTDRLGHTRTYVHNTAIYNLISVTDECNHTNSYTYNTDGNRSTAVNAINQTTRYDYDSRGNLTAITDPFGNTTGMTYYPDGSDNLQSTTNAAGETVQYYYEDPSYPHNVTRMVEINPDPLNNNPETRYVYCQDGSGLLWKEISPRQGETVYTYQPGLTGQTVTDPENNTVTYGYDAAGRLLTVTDGAGKTTAYEYYDDDTLKSVTDPLSHKTSYTYDSRGDTLTETDANNHTTNYQYDGNGNLERITDVVDGVNYETVYQYDGKDRLEHESRLKGGAECSAASYEYYDDGKLWKVTDGENHTTEYKYDALGRLTETLDANNKKIATAEYDNNANEKVNVTDALTRKTEYQLDDVYRISGVTDPAQNHTGFTRDAQGRLSKAVDPEALEGNQRFDLDGNIETLAGPYSNQTGYYTDKAGRLRWETPPVCGTVYYEYNNRNLIDSITNGKGDQSSYRYYDDRRLSYFTDLIGTVSYDYQPNGNLWKVTEGSNVTERQYYEGLNLVKSYRDARGNVIQYEYNAAGNLVRLTYPDGKQVTYEYYKDNRLKSVTDWNQRVTAYEYWPNGLLYTTTRPDGSVQTVYYDDAYQLIKLEDKDKNGGLICGYDYTYSVDGSVYKEILAVPLESFTRQEPATTDGPDNRIATYNGQEVLYDKDGNMKYGPLNGAMAAYTWDARDRLTAAGGLSYTYDAEGNRTGVTEGGSQTSFVVDPNAALSQVLIKTDASGNQTFYVYGLGLIGQEENGAYRTYHYDLRGSTVALTDTTGNVTDRFQYSFYGELVYRTGSTSTPFLFNGRDGVMTDANGLLYMRARYYNPEIGRFVSRDPVTGSIVNPKSIDAHSYCENDPVNGVDPSGEIIETVADAASLGYSAYELIKYPSWGNAGYLLWDVGATVVPFAPGSYVVRGSTTVVKVVTREKRVARVAKTANVITKIHKHHIYPREFRSFFRSRGINIDKYTIELDKSVHLRGVHGKGIDGLSGKWNQRWEKWIKEHPRATKKEVERFAQQLLKEYGLDKLPIKPYK, from the coding sequence TTGGATATTAAGCCTGCGGGTGTGGTAATAAAAAGATTTTCAATCATAACTTTCCTATGTTTGACATTATTCAGCTTATTTTACTTAGCTTTTTCACCAAGAGCTGAAGCCGGTCTGGCGGACAGCCCGTGGCCGAAGTTTCATTTTGATAGCAAAAATACAGGGCAAAGTCCATACAAATCTTACTCCGACGGCACGCTGAAGTGGCGGTACTCTACCGGCAGCTATGTCGAAAGTTCTCCCGCGATAGCGGCCGACGGTACGATTTATATAGCAAGTCGTGACTATTATCTCTACGCCATCAACCCTGACGGTACGCTGAAGTGGCGGTACTTAACCGGGGATTGTGTTGATAGTTCTCCCGCGATAGCGGCTGACGGTACAATTTATGTGGGTAGTAATGATAAATACCTTTATGCCATCAACCCCGACGGTACATTGAAGTGGCGGTATTTAACTAGTTTATATGCTAATAGCACTCCTGCCATAGCCGCTGACGGCACGATTTACGTAGGAAATTATGACGGTTACCCAAGAAGTAGCTACTATTGCTATTTTTATGCCATCAATCCCGACGGTACGCTGAAGTGGCGGTATCAAATGCGGGATTATAGCTATCCTAGTTCTCCTGCGATAGCCGCCGACGGCACAATTTTTATAGGAAGTACCGACCACTTTTTAGGAGGTGGCGACCATTATCTATACGCCCTCAACCCCAACGGTACACTGAAGTGGCGGTATTTTACAGGTGATGACATTTATAGTTCTCCCGCGTTAGCGGCTGACGGTATAATTTACGTATCAACTTTGGATGGCCATCTGTACGCCCTAAATCCCGACGGCACGCTGAAGTGGCAGTACTTAACCGTATATATTGGATGGGATAGTTCTCCTGCGATAGCTACTGACGGAACGATTTACGTAGGAAGTGGTCAATATCTATACGCCATCTATCCCGACGGTACGCTGAAGTGGCAGTATCCAACCGGAAATACTATTTTCAGTTCTCCCGCAATAGCGTCTGACTGTACGATTTACGTTGGAAGTAATGATGGTTATCTTTATGCAATTAATCCAAACGGTACTCTGAAATGGCAGTATTTAACCAGCAGTGCTGTTGAAAGTTCCCCAGCTATAGGCACTGACGGCACAGTTTATGTCGGCAGTTGGGACGGCTATCTTTACGCTTTTTCAAGTTATGCGCCTCCGACGTTCGACAAACTAGACCCCGACCTGCGGGGAGAGTCTATGTGGTCGGACCCGGTGGACACCGGCACCGGCGGGCACTACATCAAGCGCACACTGCTCACCGTCGACGGCGCCCAGCCCGTTTCCTTCGAGGTAAACTACAATTCCCTGCTCCTTAACCAGGGACCTATGGGCATGGGCTGGAGCCACAACTACGAAGCGCACGTAACGGAGAGGCCCGACGGCAACATCGACCTGTACTGGGACGCCAACAGGGTTAACGCCTTCGTTTATAACGGCAACAATACATACTTGTCCACCGACCTGCCGACATACTACGATACCATCACCAAGAACACTGACGGCACATACACCTTGAATCGCAAGGACAAGACCGTCTACGAATTCGATACCGCAGGCCGGCTGACCCAGGTAAAGAACAGTTCCGGCCAGCCTGTAAACCTGGCGTACGACGCCGCAGGCCGCCTCCAGACCATCACCGAACCCGTTTCCGGCAGGCGCCTGACCTTGCACTATAACAGCAGCGGCTTGATCGACTACGTATCCGACCCCCAACTCAGCCGCCAAGTGAGCTTCACGTATAAAAAGGCTAACCTTATGAGCATCACCGACGCCGCGGGGTATATCACAAACTACACCTATAACCGGGACGGGCGCATCTTGTCGGCAACGGACAACAAAGGGCAGATCTTCAAGAACACGTATTACGCCGATGGGCGCGTCCAAACCCAGGACGACGGCGTAACCACCAACCAACTGGTGGCCTTCAGCTACGACGAAACGAGCCAGCCCGGCAAGATAGTAACAACCGTAACCGACCGTCTGGGCCACACCCGGACATATGTCCACAACACCGCAATATACAACCTAATAAGCGTGACCGACGAATGCAACCATACCAACTCATACACTTACAATACCGACGGCAACCGCAGTACCGCCGTCAACGCCATCAACCAGACCACCCGGTACGATTACGACAGCCGCGGCAACCTGACTGCGATCACCGACCCCTTCGGTAACACCACCGGCATGACCTACTATCCCGACGGCTCGGACAACCTCCAGTCGACGACCAACGCCGCCGGCGAAACCGTCCAATACTACTACGAAGACCCTAGTTACCCCCACAACGTTACCAGAATGGTCGAGATAAACCCGGATCCCCTCAACAACAACCCCGAGACCCGATACGTATACTGCCAGGACGGCAGCGGCCTCCTGTGGAAAGAAATCTCTCCCCGCCAGGGCGAAACCGTATACACCTACCAGCCCGGTCTTACCGGACAGACCGTCACCGACCCCGAAAACAACACCGTCACCTATGGGTACGACGCCGCCGGCAGGCTCTTGACCGTGACCGACGGCGCCGGCAAGACCACCGCCTACGAATATTACGACGACGACACCTTGAAAAGCGTCACCGACCCCCTGTCGCACAAGACGAGCTACACCTACGACAGCCGCGGCGACACGCTCACCGAAACCGACGCCAACAACCACACCACGAACTATCAGTACGACGGCAACGGCAACCTCGAAAGGATCACCGACGTCGTGGACGGCGTCAACTACGAGACGGTCTATCAGTATGACGGCAAAGACCGCCTGGAACATGAGAGCCGGCTGAAGGGCGGCGCCGAGTGCAGCGCCGCGTCTTATGAATATTATGACGACGGCAAGCTGTGGAAGGTCACGGACGGGGAGAATCACACGACCGAGTATAAGTACGACGCGCTGGGCAGGTTGACCGAAACGTTGGACGCTAATAACAAGAAGATTGCAACCGCCGAGTATGACAACAACGCAAACGAGAAAGTGAACGTAACCGACGCCTTGACCCGGAAAACCGAGTACCAGTTGGACGATGTTTACCGTATAAGCGGCGTAACCGACCCGGCGCAAAATCACACCGGGTTTACGCGCGACGCCCAGGGACGCCTATCGAAAGCCGTAGACCCGGAGGCGCTTGAAGGAAATCAACGCTTTGACCTCGACGGTAATATTGAGACCTTGGCCGGCCCTTACAGCAACCAAACCGGTTACTACACCGACAAAGCCGGAAGGCTAAGATGGGAAACCCCTCCGGTATGCGGTACGGTCTATTACGAATACAACAACCGGAACCTTATCGACAGTATAACCAACGGCAAGGGCGATCAGTCCAGCTACCGGTATTACGACGACAGAAGACTGTCGTACTTCACCGACCTGATCGGCACCGTCTCGTACGATTACCAGCCCAACGGCAACCTGTGGAAGGTGACCGAGGGTTCAAACGTAACCGAGCGCCAGTATTACGAAGGGCTTAACCTCGTAAAGTCGTACCGGGACGCCCGGGGCAACGTCATCCAGTACGAATACAACGCCGCCGGCAACCTCGTGCGGCTCACCTATCCCGACGGCAAGCAGGTTACATATGAATATTACAAGGACAACCGCCTGAAGTCGGTAACCGACTGGAACCAGAGAGTGACCGCCTACGAATATTGGCCCAACGGGCTGCTCTACACGACCACCCGGCCTGACGGCTCCGTCCAAACCGTATACTACGACGACGCCTATCAACTGATAAAACTCGAAGACAAGGATAAAAACGGCGGCCTCATCTGCGGGTACGACTACACCTATTCCGTAGACGGCAGCGTATACAAAGAAATCCTGGCCGTTCCCCTGGAATCGTTCACAAGACAAGAACCGGCGACCACCGACGGTCCTGACAACCGCATCGCCACGTACAACGGGCAGGAAGTCCTGTACGACAAGGACGGGAACATGAAATACGGCCCCTTAAACGGGGCGATGGCCGCGTACACGTGGGACGCCCGGGACCGGCTCACCGCCGCTGGTGGGCTGAGCTATACCTACGACGCGGAAGGCAACCGGACCGGCGTCACCGAAGGCGGCTCCCAGACAAGCTTCGTAGTCGATCCCAACGCGGCTTTGAGTCAGGTGCTGATAAAGACAGACGCCTCGGGCAATCAGACCTTTTACGTATACGGATTGGGTCTAATCGGGCAGGAAGAAAACGGCGCTTACCGAACTTATCATTATGACCTCAGAGGCAGCACGGTCGCGTTGACGGACACGACCGGCAACGTCACCGACCGGTTCCAGTATTCTTTCTACGGCGAACTCGTATACCGTACCGGTTCCACGTCAACGCCTTTCCTGTTCAACGGCCGCGACGGCGTGATGACCGACGCCAACGGCCTGCTTTACATGCGCGCCAGGTACTACAACCCCGAAATCGGGCGATTCGTGAGCAGAGACCCGGTTACGGGAAGCATAGTCAATCCGAAATCGATCGACGCGCACAGTTATTGCGAGAACGACCCGGTGAACGGTGTGGATCCGAGTGGCGAGATTATTGAGACGGTAGCAGATGCAGCCAGCTTGGGGTACAGTGCTTATGAATTAATTAAATATCCCAGTTGGGGCAATGCGGGTTACCTATTATGGGATGTCGGCGCCACTGTAGTTCCTTTTGCTCCAGGTTCTTATGTTGTCAGGGGTTCTACGACAGTCGTTAAAGTAGTAACCAGAGAAAAACGTGTCGCCAGAGTGGCAAAAACTGCAAATGTTATCACTAAGATACATAAACATCATATTTACCCTCGAGAATTTAGAAGTTTTTTTAGGTCTCGTGGTATTAATATCGACAAGTATACAATTGAATTGGATAAAAGTGTTCACCTGAGAGGGGTACATGGCAAAGGAATAGACGGGCTTTCAGGAAAATGGAATCAGAGGTGGGAAAAATGGATTAAAGAGCATCCCCGTGCCACAAAAAAGGAAGTCGAACGATTTGCTCAGCAATTATTAAAGGAATATGGATTGGATAAATTGCCCATAAAACCTTATAAATAA
- a CDS encoding double-CXXCG motif protein, whose product MQFYELTHPEYLSDTDFKKANPVEIDDKNYLPGITCEECNEQWASSNRLRVDKRIGDAIADYLKKHKVPEFLSTRDWYSLVSELSTITGLPKEQFDPGAAFGVPEGIIKSNEVPMSLLHPFPGQIWVTFEVTSVLNEEHLTGVEFQQVKLKRRKKNFQSQILPQLWELIITGKAWRENINLQRITVCPCCRRTVFPDGKNLRVDQSRWDGRDFFNLDLNPNIVVVTERVCTIFHEHAFSNFLCIPV is encoded by the coding sequence ATGCAGTTTTACGAACTAACACATCCCGAATATTTATCTGATACCGATTTCAAGAAAGCCAATCCTGTTGAAATAGATGACAAAAATTATCTTCCTGGAATCACATGTGAAGAATGCAATGAACAATGGGCATCTAGTAATAGGCTTCGTGTAGACAAACGTATAGGGGATGCTATAGCGGATTACTTAAAAAAGCATAAAGTGCCCGAATTTTTATCAACCAGAGACTGGTATAGTTTAGTTTCCGAACTATCTACAATTACGGGATTGCCTAAAGAACAGTTTGATCCGGGCGCAGCCTTTGGCGTTCCTGAAGGAATAATTAAGAGTAATGAAGTACCGATGAGCTTATTACATCCCTTTCCAGGGCAGATATGGGTTACTTTTGAAGTTACGTCAGTATTAAATGAAGAACACTTAACTGGGGTTGAATTTCAGCAGGTTAAATTAAAACGTAGAAAAAAGAATTTTCAAAGTCAAATCTTACCGCAATTATGGGAACTCATTATTACAGGCAAAGCATGGCGTGAAAACATCAATTTGCAAAGAATAACCGTCTGTCCATGCTGTAGAAGAACTGTTTTCCCCGACGGTAAAAATTTAAGAGTAGATCAAAGCCGATGGGATGGCAGAGATTTTTTCAACTTGGATTTAAACCCGAATATTGTTGTGGTAACAGAACGAGTATGTACGATTTTTCATGAGCATGCATTCAGTAATTTTTTATGCATTCCTGTCTAG
- a CDS encoding Ig-like domain-containing protein has translation MLILSISLPAYAITYNYDRSGRLTSVSYDFGLKVNLSYDPGTSRVTVPPYVYGAEPVNGAVYVPVDQNVYVTFSEEVEPGTDYAGIALKTNGTVVTTTYSLNSPLLTINPVENLDYSTTYAVYIPAGAVKDLSGNNLTNDYVLTFATESLLSVVYTDPVDGAADVSVDKTVYLAFNKDIQPGPDSGGIALKAGETVVTTTYSVYGSVLTIDPADNLNYSAAYAVYIPAGAVQDLAGKGLGSAYSFSFATAADTTAPTVTATPPGGSYNAAQSVTLAASEPAVIYYTTDGTDPTASSTEYAAPIAITADTTLKFMAVDQPGNQSVIYTETYIIDTTAPTVAGSDPAEAATGVPVDKTVYVTFSENVQPGANYGGIMLRSGETVVTVTYSINGQVLTIDPAQNLNSGTAYAVYVPGGSVRDMAGNSLASDFTLNFTTEADAAPPTVTATDPAANATGVPSDKTICVTFSENIQPGTSYDNIKITYGNNKTVSATKGINGNILTIDPVANLSYKTTYTVTVPAGAVKDMAGNALAADYTFSFTTRTR, from the coding sequence ATGCTTATACTTTCTATAAGTTTACCGGCATACGCTATTACTTACAACTACGACAGATCGGGCCGGCTGACTTCCGTCTCCTACGACTTCGGCCTGAAAGTCAACTTAAGCTACGATCCGGGAACAAGCCGCGTTACGGTCCCGCCGTACGTCTACGGTGCCGAGCCGGTAAACGGGGCTGTTTACGTCCCGGTGGACCAGAATGTTTATGTGACCTTCAGCGAAGAAGTCGAGCCTGGCACCGACTACGCAGGCATAGCCTTGAAGACCAACGGCACGGTGGTAACGACCACTTACAGCCTAAACAGCCCTCTCCTTACGATTAACCCAGTTGAGAACCTCGACTACAGCACCACTTATGCCGTATACATTCCCGCGGGCGCCGTAAAAGACCTTTCGGGCAACAACCTGACTAATGATTATGTTCTAACCTTTGCCACAGAATCGTTGCTTTCGGTCGTCTACACCGACCCTGTAGACGGTGCCGCAGACGTTTCGGTGGACAAGACGGTATACCTTGCCTTTAACAAGGACATTCAGCCCGGACCGGACTCCGGCGGGATAGCGCTCAAGGCCGGTGAAACGGTAGTAACAACGACTTACAGCGTTTACGGTTCCGTCCTGACCATCGATCCGGCGGACAACCTTAATTACAGTGCCGCCTACGCCGTATACATTCCCGCCGGCGCAGTCCAGGACTTGGCGGGCAAAGGACTTGGCAGCGCATACTCCTTCAGTTTTGCTACAGCCGCTGACACCACGGCTCCTACGGTGACCGCAACCCCACCGGGCGGTTCGTACAACGCCGCCCAATCGGTGACGCTCGCGGCCTCCGAGCCCGCGGTTATCTACTACACCACCGACGGCACCGACCCGACGGCGTCAAGTACTGAATACGCCGCACCGATCGCGATAACGGCCGACACGACGCTGAAGTTCATGGCGGTCGACCAGCCAGGCAACCAGTCGGTCATTTACACGGAGACCTACATTATCGACACGACGGCGCCGACGGTGGCCGGTTCGGACCCTGCGGAAGCAGCGACTGGGGTCCCGGTGGACAAAACCGTTTACGTGACCTTCAGCGAGAACGTCCAGCCCGGTGCCAATTACGGCGGTATCATGCTGAGAAGCGGTGAAACCGTTGTGACGGTTACTTACAGCATAAACGGCCAAGTCTTGACCATCGACCCCGCGCAGAACCTCAACAGCGGCACGGCATACGCCGTATACGTTCCCGGAGGCTCCGTCAGGGACATGGCCGGCAACAGCCTTGCGTCCGATTTCACCCTGAACTTCACGACCGAGGCGGACGCGGCGCCGCCGACCGTTACCGCCACCGACCCGGCGGCCAACGCGACCGGTGTGCCTTCGGACAAGACCATATGCGTTACCTTCAGCGAGAACATACAGCCCGGAACCAGCTATGACAATATCAAAATAACCTATGGCAACAATAAAACGGTTTCGGCAACCAAAGGGATCAACGGTAATATCTTGACTATCGACCCGGTTGCTAATTTGAGCTACAAGACCACTTATACGGTGACGGTTCCCGCAGGCGCGGTAAAAGACATGGCGGGCAACGCCCTGGCGGCTGACTATACCTTTAGCTTCACCACCAGGACCCGCTGA
- a CDS encoding exonuclease → MAVKLTFYDGVGCIGGNKIMLEAGGTVLMLDFGTNFGAEARFFDEFLRPRSTFGIGDLMELGLLPPLKHAYRPDLEPPGMSWDDLRRHPCYSEVETQGVLLTHGHVDHTGYVSYLRGDIPLYSSLTTAVIAKVMQDTTQSDFSRETCYLTPREVREGLLQASNYRQVPAEQRQFTVLDAAEVVSRIAGFWSASTSTRGLNHRPLQACAPAGTASAGGLEVRCWHVDHSIPGATAFAVRTPAGWVVYTGDLRLHGGRAGFTRRFMREAGELKPAAMICEGTHPGTQKPSTEEEVRANACEAVRAASGLVVADFGPRNVERLLSFLEAAKQAGRQLAVTARDAYMLEALYMAGESGVPDPSREGGMAVYVEAKAKRDRWEKELIDRYLDLCPERLIDARGVTRDPGAYVLCFSYYDLNELINIGVYGGTYIYSSCEPFNEEMRIDFDRLLSWIRHFDLDFQGGEGSRFHASGHIHGPGLEELVETVRPGTLIPVHTETPDYFRRFRSVCRVVIPEKGRSLQLD, encoded by the coding sequence ATGGCGGTAAAACTGACCTTTTACGACGGGGTCGGGTGCATCGGCGGCAACAAGATTATGCTGGAGGCGGGCGGGACCGTCCTGATGCTGGATTTCGGGACCAATTTCGGGGCGGAGGCGCGGTTCTTCGACGAGTTCCTGCGGCCGCGGTCGACCTTCGGGATCGGCGACCTGATGGAACTGGGCCTGCTACCGCCGCTAAAGCACGCCTACCGGCCGGACCTGGAACCGCCCGGGATGAGCTGGGACGACCTCCGGCGCCACCCTTGCTACAGCGAGGTGGAGACGCAGGGCGTGCTGCTGACCCACGGCCACGTCGACCACACCGGTTACGTTTCCTACCTGAGAGGCGACATCCCCCTGTACTCGAGCCTGACCACGGCGGTCATCGCCAAGGTCATGCAGGACACCACGCAGAGCGACTTCAGCCGCGAGACCTGCTACCTCACGCCGCGCGAGGTCCGGGAGGGGCTCCTCCAGGCCTCCAACTACCGCCAGGTGCCGGCGGAGCAGCGGCAGTTCACGGTGCTGGACGCGGCGGAGGTCGTGTCCCGCATCGCCGGTTTCTGGTCGGCGAGCACTTCCACGCGCGGGCTCAACCACAGGCCGCTCCAGGCCTGCGCGCCTGCGGGTACGGCGTCCGCGGGGGGGCTGGAGGTGCGCTGCTGGCACGTAGATCATTCCATCCCCGGCGCTACGGCCTTCGCGGTGCGCACCCCGGCCGGCTGGGTGGTGTACACCGGGGACCTGCGGCTGCACGGCGGCCGGGCAGGGTTCACCCGGCGCTTCATGCGCGAGGCGGGGGAGCTCAAACCAGCGGCCATGATCTGCGAAGGCACCCACCCCGGGACGCAGAAACCGTCCACGGAAGAAGAGGTCCGCGCGAACGCGTGCGAGGCGGTGCGGGCGGCTTCGGGATTGGTGGTGGCGGACTTCGGCCCGCGGAACGTGGAACGGCTGCTCTCGTTCCTGGAGGCGGCGAAACAGGCCGGGCGGCAGCTTGCGGTCACGGCCAGGGACGCCTACATGCTGGAGGCGCTCTACATGGCGGGCGAGTCCGGGGTGCCGGACCCCTCCAGGGAAGGCGGCATGGCGGTCTACGTGGAGGCCAAGGCCAAGCGCGACCGCTGGGAGAAGGAACTGATCGACCGTTACCTCGACCTGTGCCCCGAACGGCTCATCGACGCGCGCGGCGTCACCCGCGACCCGGGGGCCTACGTGCTGTGCTTCTCGTACTACGACCTCAACGAGTTGATAAATATCGGCGTTTACGGCGGCACTTACATCTACTCCTCCTGCGAGCCGTTCAACGAGGAGATGCGGATAGACTTCGACCGCCTGCTCTCCTGGATCCGGCACTTCGACCTTGATTTTCAGGGCGGCGAGGGCTCCCGTTTCCACGCCAGCGGCCACATCCACGGCCCCGGCCTGGAGGAGCTCGTCGAAACCGTCAGGCCCGGGACCCTCATCCCCGTGCACACCGAAACGCCGGATTACTTCCGGCGCTTCCGGTCCGTCTGCCGCGTGGTCATCCCCGAAAAAGGCCGCAGCCTGCAGCTTGATTAA